The genomic DNA GGTTGAGCATCTCTCTTTAAATGTTTGAGAATTTGTAATTCTACATCCATTGCTCTATCTGGCTTTTAGCTACTTATAGTTTTGATTCTTTTATTTTAATTCTCGGAGAGTGACATAAGAGGGATAACTGTGAATTGAACACTTTAGGCTATCCCAAAGCTACTCTGTTTGTTTTTTGTTTGGCAATAGTGGCTTTCAACATTCTCTCCACCGTCAAGGCAGCATTAAAATCTGTTCACGGAGTCGGAAAAATCGAAGCAGGTTTATCCGACTATTACTTGGTCGAAGAAGTTCAAGGAACATTTAGAGGAATGGCGATCGCATTGCCAACTCCTTTTTGGTCTTCTTTGGTTGAGATGAATACGGTTGAATTTGCGACGCGAAGCTAGTCCTTTAGGGTCCAAACTCTTAAACAATGGGCAGGCTTTGTGAATCTCAAACGCTTTTCTTCTTCTCCCAGAGGTCAGAAAAAACCCAAACCCAAACCGACTTATGATCCTAAACACCCTCATGTCTCTACCTCCCGCCTTTTACGCTAGAAAAGTCAGTACAAACGTTCACCTTAACAGGGGTAGCTCTAAGCTCTAAGCTAAGGCTTGTCTATCACGGATACTCTAAAGGATTAGCTTTTTTATTAGCAAGTCGGCGCAAAAAGCAATTTTTAGCTAGTGCAGCAGCTATTTAAAAATCTTGAAAGCTTTAAGATTAAAAATTTTTGATGTTATACCCTTGTCCTAAAGAATACACCTTCGGATATGTACTTTTGACTTTTGACTTTTGACTTCCGCGTAGCGGTACTAGGCTTGTTGTTGCTGCCATAATCGCAACCGCACCAGAAACTCTTGCCAATAATGACTTAAATCAGCAGCATTGAGCAAGAAAATTTGGGCTGCTCGATCCTCAAGAGCGATCGCAATTAAAGCGCGCTCAATCTGGACATTGTAGAGGTGATTGACAGCAGCGGTATAGGCGGTAACCTGGAGACAATAATCAGTAATCCAGTCTAGTTTTTTTGGTTTAGAAGCAGTTTTCCAGTCAAATACACATAATTCCCCTTGCCACGTTCCCAAACAGTCTAAACGCCCAGCATAACCCTGTTCGACATGATAAACCGCCGATTCTAAGAGGTGAACTTCCAAGACAGATTCTAAAACAGGTTTGATTGAATGCCAATAAAGATTATCTGGCACATCAGCGGGTAAATCTTGCCCCATCAGAAAGTAGTTGATTGCCGTATGAAGTGAAGTACCACGACGACAGGCTTGAGTACTAATTTGCTGTGCTTGTGCATATCCCACCCGTTTACGCCATCTCTGCAAAGCAAGGCGATCTGCTTCAGGTTTAGTTGCTGCCAAAATTGTGCTGACAGAAGGATAAGCTTGCCCATCAAAGACTAATTGGCGTTTGCGGTCAACAGTTTTATATTGAGCAGGAATATGAGTAAATATCATAAATTACCTAGACAAAAGGCTTATAGCTTATAGCTTATAGCTTATAGCTCCCTTATCGGTAAAATTTTTTGAGCAGATATGACTCGAATGGGGCTGAGGAATCTATGATCACTAATAGGAAGTAATTTAAACCTATGAGTGTAGCGATCGAAATTAAATCTTTATTAAAGCAGCCAGAACTTCTAGAAGCCCGTCTGCAAGAGATT from Pleurocapsa minor HA4230-MV1 includes the following:
- a CDS encoding PD-(D/E)XK nuclease family protein; the encoded protein is MIFTHIPAQYKTVDRKRQLVFDGQAYPSVSTILAATKPEADRLALQRWRKRVGYAQAQQISTQACRRGTSLHTAINYFLMGQDLPADVPDNLYWHSIKPVLESVLEVHLLESAVYHVEQGYAGRLDCLGTWQGELCVFDWKTASKPKKLDWITDYCLQVTAYTAAVNHLYNVQIERALIAIALEDRAAQIFLLNAADLSHYWQEFLVRLRLWQQQQA